A window of Rhododendron vialii isolate Sample 1 chromosome 11a, ASM3025357v1 contains these coding sequences:
- the LOC131306966 gene encoding uncharacterized protein LOC131306966, producing MKHEHIRRGLLAEPLIIASCELWKATIDINYTWCSYSNLLYTYNCLDLSILKEVALFALVRMGFNTKCICLLGKRGGSKVVGMVFWDSFPYSLARLEDIEQCYVPSNTHLLLNTFNGTLYQETYYWKVNGVELQASECGHLKSKRLKLARNKLGVVKMVDKDWVHLNRCTDEYLNAALNFMEMANQNAGYLGKILCPCKHCRNLSHHRVDDVYEHLVINGMNPTYTTWFHHGEEPSAAQKPNEVETSDAHNLYSATYARDTDHLEPLDEAKDEVFAKALGDAETPLYPGCENYTKLSAIVSLYEIKAQSEWTDESFTILLGKLHDMFPKDNSLICSVCAVRKFLKTFELGYEKIHACVKDCCLFRKENAELENCPKCGCSRWKVDVHTQKIKKGVPAKMLRYFPTITRFQNMYRSLEVVKDLTWHSTHRSSDAKMRHPVDSPTWKTINDKWPSFSADPRNLRLGLTTDGFNPFQNLSSTYSCWPVMLVMYNLPPWLWMKKENVLLTLLIPGPKQQGNDIDIYLRPLIEDLQILWTNGALVYDRFTNSTFNLRAILMWTMHDFPAYGNVAGCTTKDKFACPICGENTRFLWLKFCRKTELLVRNNLDVMHIIKNIIESPIGTLLDINGKFKDGLNARKDMQDLEIKHDLHPQDRGSRTYLPPASYTLSKDEKRIFCKRLFDLKVPDGYSSNIGNCISMDEY from the exons ATGAAACATGAGCATATACGGAGAGGCTTATTGGCCGAGCCTTTAATCATAGCTAGTTGCGAACTTTGGAAAGCAACTATTGACATCAACTACACTTGGTGTTCCTACTCAAATTTGTTGTACACATATAATTGTCTTGATTTATCAATTTTGAAGGAAGTAGCATTATTTGCACTTGTAAGGATGG GTTTTAACACTAAATGTATTTGCCTGCTGGGGAAAAGGGGTGGCAGTAAAGTAGTGGGAATG GTTTTTTGGGATTCTTTCCCATATTCACTTGCCAGATTAGAAGACATTGAACAATGTTATGTTCCATCCAATACCCACTTGTTACTTAATACATTTAACGGAACACTATATCAGGAAACTTACTACTGGAAAGTGAATG GAGTTGAACTTCAAGCTTCAGAATGTGGACATTTGAAGTCTAAAAGACTGAAACTTGCAA GAAACAAGCTTGGTGTTGTTAAGATGGTGGACAAAGATTGGGTACATTTGAATAG ATGCACTGACGAGTATTTGAACGCAGCATTGAACTTTATGGAGATGGCTAATCAAAACGCAGGATATTTAGGAAAGATTCTATGCCCTTGCAAACATTGTCGGAATTTGAGTCACCATCGTGTTGATGATGTTTATGAACACTTGGTCATAAATGGAATGAATCCTACATACACAACTTGGTTTCATCATGGGGAGGAGCCAAGTGCTGCACAAAAACCTAATGAAGTGGAAACGTCAGATGCTCATAACTTATACAGTGCGACTTATGCACGAGATACAGACCATCTTGAACCACTCGACGAAGCTAAAGATGAGGTCTTTGCAAAAGCATTAGGGGATGCAGAAACTCCATTATACCCTGGTTGTGAAAACTATACGAAGTTGTCAGCAATTGTTAGTTTGTACGAGATCAAAGCTCAAAGTGAATGGACAGATGAGAGTTTCACTATTCTTTTGGGGAAACTTCACGATATGTTCCCCAAGGATAATTCACTGATATGCTCTGTTTGTGCAGTTAGAAAGTTCCTTAAAACATTTGAATTGGGTTACGAGAAAATTCATGCTTGTGTGAAGGATTGTTGTTTATTCAGGAAAGAGAACGCAGAATTGGAGAATTGTCCAAAATGTGGTTGTTCAAGATGGAAGGTAGAcgtacacacacaaaaaataaaaaaaggggttCCTGCCAAAATGTTGAGATATTTTCCAACAATTACAAGGTTTCAGAACATGTATAGGTCATTGGAAGTAGTTAAAGATTTGACATGGCACTCTACTCATAGAAGCAGTGATGCCAAGATGCGACACCCGGTAGATTCACCAACTTGGAAAACAATCAATGATAAGTGGCCATCTTTCTCAGCAGACCCACGGAATCTAAGACTTGGTCTTACTACTGATGGTTTCAACccatttcaaaatttgagttcGACGTATAGTTGTTGGCCCGTTATGTTGGTTATGTACAACTTGCCACCTTGGTTATggatgaaaaaggaaaatgttttgTTGACACTTTTGATCCCAGGACCTAAGCAACAGGGTAATGATATTGATATATATCTACGACCTCTTATTGAAGACCTACAGATTTTGTGGACCAACGGAGCACTTGTCTATGATAGGTTCACTAACTCTACATTCAATTTGAGGGCAATTTTGATGTGGACAATGCATGATTTTCCAGCATATGGAAATGTTGCCGGGTGTACGACAAAGGATAAATTTGCATGTCCTATTTGTGGTGAAAATACACGTTTTCTATGGCTGAAATTCTGTAGGAAAACT GAATTGCTAGTACGTAATAACTTGGATGTCATGCatatcattaaaaatattattgagaGCCCTATTGGTACGTTGTTGGATATTAACGGAAAATTCAAGGATGGTTTAAATGCTCGCAAGGATATGCAAGATTTAGAAATAAAGCATGACTTGCATCCGCAAGATCGAGGGTCTAGGACATATCTTCCTCCAGCTTCCTATACACTGTCCAAGGACGAGAAGCGAATATTTTGCAAGAGGTTGTTTGACTTAAAAGTACCTGATGGGTATAGTTCAAATATTGGGAATTGCATATCAATGGATGAATATTAG
- the LOC131307354 gene encoding uncharacterized protein LOC131307354, with protein MRRKQLELQHTMSHKEYALLTAELKKKRKVTSISRAVVWADGHRDKNGKPKNKNVAQKIEDMGKIERNGQNSTNLKKDAVSKVLGAEGRGHLRTFGKGVTLTRLTILSQMNG; from the exons ATGAGAAGGAAACAGTTGGAGCTGCAGCATACTATGAGTCATAAGGAATATGCACTGTTGACTGCTGAACTG aaaaagaaaagaaaagtgaccTCCATAAGTAGAGCCGTTGTTTGGGCCGATGGACATAGAGACAAGAATGGTAAACCCAAGAACAAAAATGTTGCTCAAAAGATT GAAGATATGGGAAAAATTGAACGGAATGGACAGAATTCAACTAATCTGAAAAAAGATGCTGTTTCTAAAGTGCTTGGTGCTGAAGGGCGTGGCCATTTAAGAACATTTGGAAAAGGAGTCACACTAACAAGATTAACTATATTATCACAAATGAATGGTTAG